The candidate division KSB1 bacterium genome segment GGCACCTTCATCGAAGACCAGCCTGTGGCCAGCGACGCCCAAGGGGTGGCCTCGGCACACTGGATACTGGGCAACGCCCTAGGGCTTCAAACCGCGTGGGCCTATAAGGCAGGCGTGAGCGGCTCGCCCCTGGTGTTCCAGGCGACGGCCGTGGCCAACGCCTTCCCCACCATCACCGTCACTGGCGACACGGTGGTGGAGGAGGGCCAGCAGGTAGTGCTCCTTGTCCAAGTTTCCGATCCAGACGGCGACCCATTCACTTTGAGCCATACCGAGCTGCCAGCCGGGGCAGCGTTTAACCCAGCACTGGGCACGTTGCTCTGGTTGCCGACCTACGAGCAAGCAGGCACTTACCCCATTACCTTCACGGCGCAGGACGACAAGGGAGCCCGAACCGTTCGCGTGGTGACGATCGTGGTGCGGAACAAGAACCGCGCTCCGGTGTTCACCCTGATTGCTCCGGCTGAGCCCTACCTCTCTCTGCAGCGGGGCGACACGCGCCGCTTTACCGTGTCGGTCCATGACTTGGACGGAGACAAGGTGGGATTCCTCTGGAAGGTGAATACCACGCCCGTAGGACGCGATAGCACCTACCTCTTTGTGGCGGCGCAATGGTTCCCGGGTCAGTACATCGTGAGCGTGCACGCATTTGACAACCAGGACACCGTTTCCCATGCCTGGACTGTTGACATTCGCACGGCGGTGGAGTTGGTGGCCTTCTCTGCGCAGCCTGTGCCATACGAGGGCGTGAGTGTCTCCTGGAAGACCGCTATGGAAATCGGCAACGCGGGCTTCCAGGTCCTGCGCAGCCTCACGGCGGCCGGGCCCTACGAGGTGCTCACTACCACGCTGGTGCCGCCGCGCGCTGACCGCACCTACTCCTATGTGGATGCCGCTGCCAAAGCCGGTGAAACCTACTACTACCGCCTGGCGGATGTGGACTTGGCCGGTCGGGTCACCATGCACCCGCCTGTGACCGTGGTGGTACCGCTGCCGACGGAGTATCGACTCTGCCCGAACTATCCGAATCCGTTCAACCCCTGCACGACGATTCGCTATGAGCTGCCGCGGACGGTGGCAGTGAAGCTCGTGGTGTACGACGTGATGGGGCGCCTGGTGCGGACGTTGGTGGAGGGCCAGCAGGAGCCCGGCTACCACACAGCCGTGTGGGACGGGCGCAACCAGTGGGGACAGCAGGTGGGCTCGGGGGTCTATTACCTCCACCTGGAGGCCGGTCCCTTCCGCGCCGTGGGCAAGATGGCGCTGGTGAGGTAGTCAGAAACACGGGGCCGGGGGCCTCCGAGAGGGCCCACGAGCGAAGAAAGACCCTGTGGACACGTCCAAAGGAGACAGAAAAGTTCCTTCAGAACTGAAGCCCCCGCCGCTCGAAAAGGCACCCGACGGGGGCTTTGCGCTGGCACGGCTGCGAGGGGAAAAACACTGATAACAATCAAAACTGTTGCATCAGGACACTAGGTTTCGTATATTCCGCTGCCGAGGCAACAGGAGCACCGGCGCACCGCGAGCGCAAGGTGCCCGTATACCCCTCCCGTGCCGCAACTTCCCGATGAGGCCGTCTCTTGGCGTGGGCGAAAGAGGCGGGGGGGGCCGCAGCCTGGCGTCGTGTCCTCCCGTGAGCTAACAAGACACGTCGCGATCGCGGATGCACCGGAGCGGGTAAGCAACGACAGGTATCGCAACTTTCGGCTGTGGGCCTCGGGTGCATCGCTCGACGAGGGGAAGTGGAAGGGGCCCTACCCTTGAATGTCGGTATCGAACGGCAGGGGGCGCCATGGAAGAGCATCATGGTCTCTGCGAGCTTGAAATAACCGAATACCGGTTACGCCTGGGAAGGAGCCTCCGACCCGGAGAAACGCCGCAACTCCGGGGTTTCTTCGGCCGCAAGTTTGCCCAGCAAGTGCTCCTACACCATCACCTGCCAGACGGTTCTCTCCTGTACACCTATCCGCGCGTCCAGTTCAAGGTACTGGATAGCATGGCCCTGCTCATCGGCGTCGCTGAGGGCAGTGCGCTGCTTTCGCGACTCTGGCTTGAAGTAGATCAAACCACCATCGGCACCGACGAACTGCCCGTGCTGGAGGCTTCCATCCGCAAACGACACGACCTGTTAGGGAACACCCAAGAGGCAATCGATTACCGTTTCGTCACGCCGTGGTTGGCTCTCAATCAGGAGAATGCCCGCCGTTTCTGGCGCTTGCACAAGACAATTCAGCGCGTGTCCTTGCTAGAGCGGATTCTTGTGGGGAATTGTCTTTCACTAGCCAAGAGCTTCGGATACACAGTGCGTGAAGTTCTGCGAGCCGACTGCAGCCTGCTGGAGGAGGCTCCGTGTAGATTAAAGGGTGTACAAATGCTGGGGTTCACCGGCGAGTTCCGCATCAACTTTCTCATCCCCAACTATTTTGGCCTGGGCAAATCGGTATCGCGTGGTTTTGGCACCGTGGAGCGCGTTCGCCCCTGAGCAGCGTGGGAGGGTTCCATGCTCATCGAAGACCTCATCAGAGTTGGCCGGCCTCTATTGGCTGGCGGCATGCGCGCCAAAGAGATACTCCAGATCATTTCCGACGTGCGCGACGAAAGAGTCAAGAATTTCTACCGTCATGTGTTTGTCGCCGAGCTGCCGCCTCCTGGAGAGCGTGGGCGCCCGGTGGCGTTGCCCGTCCAAGTATGGGGGCAGGAGAGTGTGCAAGGTAAGCAGAAGGACTTTACCGTAGACCTTACCCGGGCGCTTTCCGCGCCGTTTGTATACCCTACCGGAGGTAATCCCTTAAACCCGCAGGGTAGCTATGGCGTACCGGTCTACCCAGCTTGGTTGGTGCGGCAGGACAAGAAAACAGGAGCGTGGAGGTCATTCTGCGAACGAGAGGAGGTGTACCGTTTCTTGCGGGGCCGGATCGAGCGCACCCCATCGCTCCGGCTCAATGAGGCGACACTGCACCAGCTGGCGGAGGTGCTTGCCGATGAGATAAGGCGCAGTGGGGTGCCTGAGGCTGAGAAGACGCTCGGTATCATCGTCCTTGTGCAGCCGAACGGAGCACAGTCAGCCTACACCTACGCCGACCACCCCACGGAGGATTCTCTTGGCCCCAGCCTGCTTTATCCTGGCCGGCACATTGTGGCAAACTACGACGCTCTCCTTGAGCAGGCCTGGCAGGGGAAAGTAGCGGAGGGGGCGGAAATCGGCGAAAAGCAGGGGCTTTGTTCGGTCTGTGGCAGCGAGGGTCGGGTCATTGCACCGTACTGCAAGTCCTGGCCGTGGGCCCTGCCGGAATGGAACTGTCCTCTCCCGCATGCGGGTAAGGAAACCCACTGGATCGAGGGCGTGGCGCTGTGCGAGCACTGCAGTCGCGCACTTACGCTGGGGGCACGGGTCTTCGGGCAAATGGTGCGGCCTTTGCATGCGGAGGTAACACGCGAGCTGTTCTCGCCCGTAGCTGACGCGGAGGGCCGGCGCCTGCAGCGCCGAGGCGACCTGCAACGACTGACGATCATCAATGGCAGCGGTTTTCTGCTGCCCCTTAGCGATACGTTCTTGGCCGATCCTGCATTGGCCGCCGCTTACTCGCACAACCTGGCCTCAATGCTTGCACGGCCAAAAAAGGAAGGTCCTTTTGCCGAGCAGTACATGGAAACGGTGATTGGCTTTGACCTCTTTCTTCCCGAAGAGGTGGACGCGACAGAGTTCCGCCTGACGCTCGTGTACTTCCATGGGGACTACGTCAGGGGCGATGTGCACGTGCGCGCCATCATTCAGGATGTAATCCCATCCACCCTGCGCGCCCTGAGGCGCATCGCCACCAAAAGCTGCGACAGAGCCTGGGAGGCTGTACTCGCCCTGCTTGGCGAGGAAAGGGCCCGCACCCGGCGACAGAACTATGCGTCCGTCCCGTATCTGTTGGCGCGAGGCTTTGGCGGCCCATTCCTGTGGGACTGCTTGCAGACGGTGCTGCGTCGCGCCCCTCTGGACGTCTCCCGTCCCGTGCGGTACGCTGCCGCGCGCATGAACAGCCTCGCCCACCGCCTGCCAGACACCTCTTCCCTCATCAAAGAGGAGGTCGCTTTCTTCCTCACCCTTCTGGCCTTCGCAGACGAATACAACTCGTGGCGCAAGATAGAAACTCCCGAGCACAGTGGTTACTTCGAATCTAACACAGAAAGGAGGGGAAACATGTCTATGCGAGACTGGAAAGAGTTGTTGGCCATGCTTGAGCAGCAGCCGGTGGCCAGCATTTCGTTCGCCTCGCCAGCCGAGCTGGGGTTCGCCTGTGGTGTGTTCCTCCGTCAGTTCGGCCGCTGGTACTACAACGCCACCGGTAAGGACCTGCTGAAGCACAGGGTGATGACCTACGGAACCGATTTGACGCCCGAGCTAGTGTGGAAAAGAGGGTTGGTAAAGCTCTTCGACGTGGAAGCGCGTTACCCGACGATTCATGTCAGCAATGACTTCCGACAAAGGGTGGGCGTAACGCTCGCGTCCTTTGAGCAGATGGAGGACCAAGTGAAAAAGGACCGGGACGGATTCATGAGTGCCTTCTGGGCGGGGTACTCCCTGCAGGGGACCCTGGACCAGGGTGGGCGCCCGTAAGGAAGCACCATAGGAGGAGCAGGCCATGGGTACCGAGATCCATACCGGAGAACTGCTGTTCGTCAAGAGTGTGAAGGACGGCATCCCGAACCGCGATCCGCTGCGCGACAGCGATGCGCGGCGCATATTTGGCGAGGAGGACGGTCGCATCTCCCTCTCCGACGTGAGCATCAAGCGCGACGTGCGCGACTACATCCTGGCGCGCTACCCAGACGGAGGTCCAGCAAAGAACCTCTTCATTTTCGTACGCAAAGAGTTCACGGAGAGTGGCAAGCTGCGCGGCAGAGAGGGACTGGCGCTGTCGATCCTGGAAAAGGCTTACAACGAGCGCACTAAGGAAATAGAACGAGAAAAGTTCTTCCAGGCCGCCTTCGACGCCAGGGTGTTCGGCGTGGTGTTTAGCGTGGGCGGCAAGGCGTTCAACCAGTGCGGGCCCGTCCAGTTCGGCTGGGCCCACTCCCTCCACCCGGTGGAGACCAAGTACGTGCAAGGCACCGTGGTGATGCCATCCCGCGAGGGAGATGTAGAGCTGGGCGGTGACGAGGAAGGGGCTACCATGGGTACGATTTGGTCTAGCTACATCTGCCCGTTCGCGGTCTTTGCCATGCCTGCGGTGGTGAGCGCCCCCATTGCCCGCGACACAGGCATGAGCGGCGAAGACCTTGATATGCTCCTCGAAGCTTTGTGGAGGGGGACGCTCAGCCGCCAGGCACGCGGCCGCGGGATCCAGCAGCCCTTGCTTCTCATCCACGTAGAATACAATGACCCCTACTTCCGGCTGGGCTACCTGGAAGAGGGGATCAAGCTGCTACCCGAGCGTGACGCCTGGCTTGGACCAACGCCGCCAACCGCGTTGGCGGACATAACGATTGACGTGGCTAACCTCGGTTCTCGGCTGAAAACCGCCGCCCCCAAGATTCATCGCGTGCGCATCTGGCAACATCCCCAGCTTTCCGTGACCGGCGAGATAGCCGGAGAACGCATGTCCTGGGCCTCGGCGTAGAGGAACAGCCCATGCAAGTACTTATCTTTGACCTAAGGGGTTCGGTGGCCCACTACCGCCGCCCGGACACCATGGGCACGCAGGCGACCTACCCTTTCATCACAAGAACAGCGCTCCGCGGGCTGATAGCCTCCATGCTCGGTCTGGACATGCTCCCAGAGCAGGCCCGATGCGGGCTCCGCCTGCTGGGCCCGGTGCGTACTGTGGCGCAGGAGCTAAGCATGCACGGCAAGTCCTGGGTCTCCGGAGGGGATGAAAAGAGCTTTCGGCGCCCCACCGCCATCGAGCTGGTGGTCAAACCGCACTACAGGGTCTACTACACGGGAGCCTTTGAGGAAGAGCTCAAGGCGCTGCTGCAAGATAGCCGCAGCCATTACCACACGTACCTGGGGAGCGCTTTCTGCCTGACCTTCCCGAAGTGGATCAAGGAGGTGGAAGACCCACATGAGCTGGAGCCGGACCCACAACAGGAGATTCTGTGCCAGACGGTCGTTCCCGCGCCGGCCGTGCACCAGCTCGTCCCAGAAGTCGGGCGCCAGTACGCACGGGTGGGTGGCCTGCTCAAGGACTACCTGGGTGACAGGCGCTTTCGCGGCACTGTGGCAGTCATCTACGAGGTGGACGGCGCGCCCCTGCGCTTCAGGCCAAACCCACGGGGTCCGGCCTCATTCTGGAGCTTCTACTGTATCCCGGAAGAAGGCGTGGTATGTCTGTGGTAGTGCCACTTCCCGAGTGTCGAGCACGACCCGACACCGGCGCGACCCAGTGGTTGCTCGACGAACACCTCAGCCAGGTAGCAGCGGGGTGTGGGAACCCTAGCGGCCCGCACGAGGAACAGCTGGCCTTTCTCGCGGGGTTGCTCCACGATGCCGGCAAATGCCAAGCCGGGTGGCAGTCCTATGTTCGCGCACAGACCAAGAACCGTCCAGCGCATGCACCGCTGGGTGCGGTGCTCTTTGCCTGGTTGGCAGAAGGGCTTATCTCCACCTGGGCCGTGGACTCGCAAAAGAAACAACGCCTGCGCGACCTCCTCGTCGACTGGACGCGCGTCATCTACTGCCACCACGACGAGCTCGACGACCTCGATACCCGACCACCGTGGGAAAAGGCCTGGTCCACTCAGGAGCTAACTGTGATGCTCCACACGTGCGATCTCGCCGGCCTCATGGAACTTGTGCGCTCCTACTTCCCTGACTTGCGCGCCGAAGCAGCCTCTTTCGCCGACTGGCTTGAAGGATACGGGGATGTGTGGGAAAGGCATGTGCGCTTCTTTCGCACCCAATCGCCACCACGCGAACACCAACACCCTTGCTCCGTCCATGTGGGCCTGCGCCTGCCGCAGCTGTGCGCCAACCTGGTGAGTGCCGACCGCTACCATGCCGGTCAGTTTCACGCTGTCGCCTTAGACCCCGACGAGGCAAGGAGTGCCCTCCTCCATTTGCATGCCTTCTGCAAAACCAGAGCACAGGAGCAATTGGCGGCGGGTGCGGCCCCCCGGCTCATCGCGGCGCGCGCCGAACTCCAACATCAGGCGGTTGCCCGGTACAAAGAGAACGCGACTAGCACCTTCTTTTCCCTCACCTTGCCCACCGGCTACGGCAAGACGCTCACCAGCATCCGCGTCGCCCTGGAGGCCGTAGCTGAGGCACGGTGCAACAGGATCGTCTTCGTGGCGCCCTACCTTTCCATCCTCTCCCAGGCAGCCGAAGAGATCCACTCA includes the following:
- a CDS encoding CRISPR-associated endonuclease Cas6, which produces MEEHHGLCELEITEYRLRLGRSLRPGETPQLRGFFGRKFAQQVLLHHHLPDGSLLYTYPRVQFKVLDSMALLIGVAEGSALLSRLWLEVDQTTIGTDELPVLEASIRKRHDLLGNTQEAIDYRFVTPWLALNQENARRFWRLHKTIQRVSLLERILVGNCLSLAKSFGYTVREVLRADCSLLEEAPCRLKGVQMLGFTGEFRINFLIPNYFGLGKSVSRGFGTVERVRP
- a CDS encoding type I CRISPR-associated protein Cas7, with the translated sequence MGTEIHTGELLFVKSVKDGIPNRDPLRDSDARRIFGEEDGRISLSDVSIKRDVRDYILARYPDGGPAKNLFIFVRKEFTESGKLRGREGLALSILEKAYNERTKEIEREKFFQAAFDARVFGVVFSVGGKAFNQCGPVQFGWAHSLHPVETKYVQGTVVMPSREGDVELGGDEEGATMGTIWSSYICPFAVFAMPAVVSAPIARDTGMSGEDLDMLLEALWRGTLSRQARGRGIQQPLLLIHVEYNDPYFRLGYLEEGIKLLPERDAWLGPTPPTALADITIDVANLGSRLKTAAPKIHRVRIWQHPQLSVTGEIAGERMSWASA
- the cas5 gene encoding CRISPR-associated protein Cas5, with amino-acid sequence MQVLIFDLRGSVAHYRRPDTMGTQATYPFITRTALRGLIASMLGLDMLPEQARCGLRLLGPVRTVAQELSMHGKSWVSGGDEKSFRRPTAIELVVKPHYRVYYTGAFEEELKALLQDSRSHYHTYLGSAFCLTFPKWIKEVEDPHELEPDPQQEILCQTVVPAPAVHQLVPEVGRQYARVGGLLKDYLGDRRFRGTVAVIYEVDGAPLRFRPNPRGPASFWSFYCIPEEGVVCLW